Proteins encoded by one window of Anopheles maculipalpis chromosome 2RL, idAnoMacuDA_375_x, whole genome shotgun sequence:
- the LOC126556939 gene encoding uncharacterized protein LOC126556939 gives METTHLVTEFITHTGANTQDAVSCLKSWEWDLKKALIDYNDTSTTEYFNNKKNENEDLMKAQSSASTSVPHLYGSAQSPSMLPPTTTRSMLSSGTFSKVPRQQQPPQHMQHIHDSQYSYVTNGGVICKNGTFGESKSRISNSSNNLATVQMHSPSVKLSTSSLSAAGKPHRNPSFNHFNNTGSSSTGIPMVHPESCSSSSNSSSGVNYTSAALHTPTVHLKPMLKKADSIDIFDSKKLERGISRATENVTLVSRARQEFEMDFHAHIHEQNDKNLNFIDTPDYTFTLPDLTKYTDDFRKFLEKDLIENSTLNSLEATNRLNWWYESGACRKLWPLATTGDGNCLLHAASLAMWGFHDRRLTLRRTLHDILSKEEFRDALYRRWRFQQTRVNKQAGFVFCESEWAKEWEEIVAIASPEPRRNSKSTGPSRRRSLLIEKNFDAITGGPSTAANSEREDENATYESLEEIHVLALAHILRRTIIVVSDVFLRDINGEAFSPIPFGGVYLPFEVPSNECHRAPLLLAYDMAHFSALVAMEASNDSPPALIPLVDEMNQLLPIQFCIDPGRDFNWSEYDGSDGNWILTDREHIALLKEYLDIVHATGIESPDDEIYYDDYSDDEYEKKIAEGEIVFTSDENYNHNVSTTIPSAGTSAATTSSTTTTTTASSTPVGGGTIASMTASNQSLPAGGSGKDAGGKSKAAKQLQSVAKQFGSIGKSMSRKLRKNIGSITRIGSKNSHSGSSTSGANGKKSHYHDKSNFRSEYPRFRILCAQLKSRRHEYQEEMIKNYLECAQERYLEAEKMRDRKEIERLTKYVAEVGQLHREHELEYAGGDAGVADLSELDGGAPVNCINAGCLNYGTAATSYMCLECYEMQCKRESSNTKCNVDPMDYTPRYGTGKSKFYTEADMDAHDRIQKLPSARRLNDLDQTLYLSRSTFYNDTKPDDIHLLAGYKQSVLEQTPHAAALVRQNSHPQQLHHHHHHHHHQQHQQQHHQPHYLRGEEVTKQLHQATATCMEYSTSAKPPTGPSSSGSTTSSSSGIVASVYSPGGTGLGGSHSSSTPYTTRTGAVCVVNLPPVSGSGTDGTGQFTSSHNGIPLAHGTAATGMANEAIRSMHPFSSSSSSSSIGVGVGGGSGHQTSPPIVNSSHYGKNQLCRTEGCKFYGSINTNFYCSKCCQEYNI, from the exons ATGGAGACTACTCATTTGGTCACGGAATTCATCACGCATACTGGAGCTAATACACAAGACGCCGTCAGCTGTTTGAAATCTtgggaatgggatttgaagaaAGCGCTAATCGATTACAATG ATACTTCGACTACGGAATATttcaacaacaagaaaaatgaaaatgaagatcTAATGAAAGCACAATCATCTGCATCCACATCGGTGCCACATTTGTACGGATCGGCACAGTCTCCTTCAATGCTGCCACCGACAACAACGAGATCGATGCTATCGTCGGGTACATTTAGCAAAGTTCCACGCCAGCAGCAACCGCCACAGCATATGCAACATATTCATGATTCACAATATTCATACGTCACTAACGGTGGTGTGATCTGCAAGAACGGCACGTTTGGTGAAAGTAAAAGCAGAATTAGCAATAGCAGCAATAACCTAGCGACCGTGCAAATGCATTCGCCATCGGTAAAGCTATCCACCTCATCACTGTCTGCGGCCGGGAAGCCGCATCGCAATCCATCGTTTAATCATTTTAACAATACCGGGTCTTCGTCCACCGGGATTCCGATGGTGCATCCTGagagctgcagcagcagcagcaacagtagcagcgGGGTGAACTACACTTCCGCAGCATTACACACACCGACCGTACATCTGAAGCCAATGCTCAAGAAAGCCGATTCAATTGACATTTTCGATA GCAAAAAATTAGAACGAGGAATTTCACGTGCCACCGAAAATGTGACATTGGTTTCGCGTGCCAGACAAGAGTTTGAGATGGATTTTCACGCTCACATTCACGAGCAGaatgataaaaatttaaacttcaTTGATACGCCGGACTATACGTTCACGCTGCCTGATCTGACGAAATATACGGACGACTTCCG aaaatttcTTGAAAAAGATCTTATCGAAAACTCCACCCTCAACTCGTTGGAAGCAACAAACCGGCTGAACTGGTGGTACGAATCGGGAGCCTGTCGCAAACTGTGGCCACTGGCAACTACGGGCGATGGCAATTGCCTGCTACACGCCGCCTCGCTGGCCATGTGGGGCTTTCACGATCGACGTTTAACGTTGCGCCGTACGCTGCATGACATCCTGTCGAAGGAAGAATTTCGTGACGCTCTTTATCGGCGGTGGCGATTCCAGCAGACGCGCGTCAACAAGCAGGCAGGCTTTGTGTTCTGTGAAAGCGAGTGGGCCAAAGAATGGGAAGAAATTGTAGCCATCGCATCGCCCGAACCGAGACGCAATTCGAAAAGCACCGGTCCCTCCCGACGTCGATCTCTGCTGATTGAGAAAAACTTTGACGCCATCACTGGTGGGCCGAGTACGGCGGCGAACAGTGAACGGGAAGATGAAAATGCTACTTACGAAAGCTTGGAAGAGATCCATGTACTAGCACTAGCGCATATTCTGCGACGCACGATCATCGTGGTTTCCGATGTGTTTCTAAGGGACATTAATGGGGAAGCATTTTCACCTATACCGTTCGGTGGTGTGTATTTGCCGTTCGAAGTACCGTCGAACGAATGTCACCGAGCGCCGTTGCTGCTGGCGTACGATATGGCACACTTTTCGGCGTTAGTAGCGATGGAAGCGAGTAACGATAGTCCTCCGGCATTAATACCGTTGGTGGATGAAATGAATCAGCTGCTTCCAATACAGTTTTGCATTGATCCGGGGAGGGATTTCAACTGGAGCGAATACGACGGTAGCGACGGAAACTGGATACTTACGGATCGTGAGCATATAGCGCTGTTGAAAGAATATCTCGACATAGTCCATGCTACCGGCATCGAAAGTCCGGACGATGAGATCTACTACGATGATTACTCCGATGATGAgtatgagaagaaaattgcGGAAGGTGAAATAGTATTCACATCGGACGAGAATTACAATCATAACGTTAGTACAACGATACCGTCGGCGGGCACTAGTGCAGCGACTACATcctcgacgacgacgacgacgacggcgagtAGCACTCCAGTTGGTGGAGGAACAATTGCTTCCATGACGGCTTCCAACCAATCGTTACCCGCCGGTGGCAGTGGGAAAGATGCTGGAGGCAAAAGTAAAGCGGCAAAGCAACTGCAAAGCGTTGCGAAACAGTTTGGTAGCATTGGCAAATCGATGAGCCGTAAGTTGCGTAAAAACATTGGTTCGATTACACGGATCGGTAGTAAGAATAGTCACAGCGGCAGTAGCACGAGTGGAGCGAACGGTAAAAAGTCTCACTATCACGATAAGAGCAATTTCCGGAGCGAGTACCCGAGGTTTCGTATTTTGTGTGCACAGTTAAAGTCTCGTCGTCACGAGTACCAGGAAGAGATGATAAAGAACTATCTCGAGTGCGCTCAGGAGCGTTACCTGGAAGCGGAGAAGATGCGCGATCGGAAGGAAATCGAACGCCTTACCAAGTATGTGGCAGAGGTAGGGCAGTTGCACCGTGAACACGAGCTTGAGTACGCGGGAGGAGATGCAGGTGTCGCGGATCTATCCGAACTGGATGGAGGCGCACCGGTTAACTGTATCAATGCCGGGTGTCTCAACTACGGTACGGCGGCGACCAGTTATATGTGCCTAGAATGCTATGAAATGCAATGCAAACGTGAGTCATCGAACACGAAATGTAACGTCGATCCGATGGACTATACCCCTCGCTATGGGACGGGAAAGTCCAAATTTTACACCGAAGCTGATATGGATGCTCACGATCGGATACAGAAGCTACCGTCGGCAAGACGATTGAATGATCTCGATCAAACGCTCTATCTATCGCGATCTACGTTCTACAATGATACTAAACCGGACGATATCCACTTGCTGGCGGGTTACAAGCAGAGTGTGTTGGAGCAGACGCCTCACGCAGCAGCGCTTGTTAGGCAAAATTCTCACCCGCAACAgcttcatcaccatcatcatcatcaccatcaccagcagcatcagcagcaacaccatcaGCCTCACTATCTGAGAGGAGAAGAGGTGACCAAACAGTTACACCAAGCTACCGCCACGTGTATGGAATATTCTACCAGTGCCAAACCACCGACCGGTCCATCATCTTCCGGCTCAACAACTTCCAGCTCTAGTGGGATTGTTGCATCCGTTTATTCACCGGGCGGAACTGGACTCGGCGGGAGTCACAGTTCGAGCACACCGTACACCACTCGTACCGGAGCGGTGTGTGTGGTAAATCTTCCACCAGTATCGGGCAGTGGTACAGATGGCACCGGTCAGTTTACAAGCAGCCACAATGGCATACCATTAGCGCACGGTACAGCGGCTACTGGTATGGCTAATGAAGCCATACGATCGATGCATCCTttttcgtcatcgtcgtcctcgTCCTCTATAGGTGTTGGGGTTGGCGGTGGCAGTGGACACCAAACATCACCGCCGATCGTAAACAGTAGTCATTATGGCAAGAATCAGCTATGCCGCACAGAAGGATGTAAATTCTATGGTAGCATCAATACTAATTTCTACTGCTCCAAGTGTTGTCAAGAGTACAACATTTAA